The following are encoded together in the Hemicordylus capensis ecotype Gifberg chromosome 4, rHemCap1.1.pri, whole genome shotgun sequence genome:
- the RPL5 gene encoding 60S ribosomal protein L5, whose translation MGFVKVVKNKAYFKRYQVKFRRRREGKTDYYARKRLVIQDKNKYNTPKYRMIVRVTNRDIICQIAYARIEGDMIVCAAYAHELPKYGVKVGLTNYAAAYCTGLLLARRLLNKFGLHKIYEGQVEVTGDEYNVESVDGQPGAFTCYLDAGLARTTTGNKVFGALKGAVDGGLSIPHSTKRFPGYDSESKEFNAEVHRKHIMGQNVADYMRYLMEEDEDAYKKQFSQYIKNNVTPDMMEEMYKKAHAGIRENPVHEKKPKREVKKKRWNRPKLSLAQKKDRVAQKKASFLRAQERAADS comes from the exons ATG GGGTTTGTCAAAGTGGTCAAGAATAAGGCCTACTTCAAGAGATATCAAGTGAAATTCAGAAGAAGGAGAG AGGGAAAGACTGATTACTATGCGCGCAAGCGTTTGGTGATTCAAGATAAAAACAAGTACAATACCCCTAAATATAGGATGATTGTACGTGTCACCAACAGAGATATCATCTGCCAG ATTGCATACGCCAGGATTGAAGGTGACATGATTGTCTGTGCTGCGTATGCTCATGAGCTGCCAAAGTATGGTGTGAAAGTAGGCTTGACCAACTATGCTGCTGCCTATTGCACGGGCCTGCTGCTGGCCCGCAGG CTTCTGAACAAATTTGGCCTTCATAAGATCTacgaaggccaagttgaagtgaCTGGTGATGAATACAATGTGGAAAGTGTCGATGGGCAACCTGGTGCCTTTACATGCTATCTGGACGCAGGTCTTGCTCGAACTACCACTGGGAACAAGGTCTTTGGTGCTCTGAAAGGAGCCGTGGATGGTGGTCTCTCAATTCCACACAG TACCAAACGTTTCCCTGGTTATGACTCAGAGAGCAAAGAATTCAACGCAGAGGTCCACCGCAAGCACATCATGGGTCAGAACGTTGCAGATTACATGCGTTATTTGATGGAGGAGGACGAAGATGCGTACAAAAAACAGTTCTCCCAGTATATCAAAAACAATGTGACGCCTGACATG aTGGAAGAAATGTATAAAAAAGCCCATGCTGGAATACGTGAGAATCCGGTCCatgaaaagaaacctaagaggGAAGTCAAAAAGAAGAG GTGGAACCGTCCCAAGTTGTCACTTGCTCAGAAGAAAGACCGTGTGGCTCAAAAGAAGGCTAGCTTCCTCAGGGCCCAGGAACGTGCAGCTGATAGTTAA